GGTGGTAAAAATGTATGTATTTGTATTGAAAATATACATCTACCTCCTCTATTGTCCCAGAACTAGTATCCCTTTCTCTTGAAACAATAGGGTGCTTGTACACAGTTCCATAGCTGCCCTGCCCAAGTTTTGTTGGATGTGTCAAAATTCTTGGTTTCTGAAATTGAGCTTGGACTGAGAAATGGTAGCAGAAAATCCTGCTCCATAGAAGTTAGAACATTAATTAGTCCCTCCCTGGAACTCAAGTACTGTATTGATGTCCAATTTTCATTGTGTATCTGAGTGTTCTTCATGTTGGTGctcttattgttgttgttcCTGTCTTTCATTTCCTTATTATTGGGTTTCTGCCTATTTTCTGTTTCTAGAAATGAAGGTTTTGAAAGtattaaaacaatttttttgcGTTGTAACTTAGAATTTCAAATGTCCCAATCAAAAGCCAAACTGACACTCGATGTGTTAAACTAATTAGGTTTAGATTTTAGACAAGATTGGGCTGCTTTTAGCATTATAACATACATGTTTTTGTTCAGTCTTCTGCATGTGTCTCTTATGGCAAAACTCttaaaataataacaataatttgTTTTTGTCCTTAAAGTGCTATATACTGTGACTGAAACAGCATTTACACCaattcatcatcttctccataaTGCCTCATCGTTATAAAATATTCTATATCTGAATCCTTGTGGTGACTAATCAGCTTCAGTTTCTAATACTGAACACTTGAACCACTTTCTGTTTACAAGTGAAATGGTTTATGTTTATGGGTAATGCAAAGTTTTTGTCTTTGCATCCATTCTTTTCTGTATCAGTTTGCAACCCATTGGATGAGCCCCCAAAATCATACTGGTTGGACCAATCAACTTTATGTTGAAggacttttttttgttgtcGTACTACTAGCATCTCAAtggggtcgttggggttatctCCAGGTTTTAAAGGGTTGTTGCAGGGTTGCTGtacctgtgtgtgtgtgtgtgtgtgtgtgtgtgagagagagagagagagagagagagatcgatcTAGAAAATGGTGCGAAAACACAGGATAGTCATGGTTTATGaaggtaggtgagtctttagctcaaaaaggaagagcacctgggtttgttcctaggagatgatggttcgagtccATCAAGACTCTAATGTATTCATCAGTAGGTTCCTTATTAATGTCTGTATTCATCAGTAGGTTCTCTTCAATGCCTGTGGTGAACCACACAAGGCTCAGGTTATTTGAATTGCTTCAGAGGTTTACAACCACAGATCATTTACAGCAAAAGATGTATGACCCAATGCCTAGTTGATTCTCAATATGGTTTCTTGTATAAATCAGTTAATTCTAGCTATGTTCATTTTAATTTGTGtactcaaataaataaaactagttgagaaatattttaaaatagatTGAATAAACTATACAGAGATGTCTGTTTCTTGAGTTATCGTAAACACTGTGCCGGACAGTTCAAGTTGTTGTTGTACCAGGAACAAACATCACTGTTGTTGTTGGATCTGATCCTTGATGAATTGTAATTTGAATATCAACATGATACTGCTATCTTGGATAAGTAGATTTTGTTATGATGCTCCCCTAGTCCCCACAGTGAAATAGAATGGGCATCAGTTTATGACACATACATAGCTATTCACTTGGTGGCCATGCTCATGAATCAATAGAATGGGGCTGCAGCAACAGTAGCAGGGGAAGGACTTCAAACACAAAATGCTGCAGCATTGTCCAGAGGCTCAATTGGGGCTACAACAGCAGCAGGGGAAGGACTACAAACACAAAATGATATCCAAAGAAATTTATAAAATGAAGTAGTCTTCCCAAAGGATTAAGAACAAGTCTCATTTATGATATCCAAAGAAATTTATAAAAACTGCATTACTAATTCAATAATGTAATAACTCCCCTCAATAAAATTAACATGACTGATCATACAAGGAAGCAACTAGTTCAAATGATGAAAGGCCaagaaactaaaaaacaaaCTAGATTGAATCAATTCAAGATGAAAAATCCCCCCCTcttagtttcaatttttttggtcaATCTCTTTCAACCTATGTACAAATAACAGGGCTAACATTAGATGAAATAAAATCGATGAAAAACACAGTAAAACCAATCTATCATACACATTGAAATGGAAACTAAATGTTCACTGTCCAGAAATAAATGAACTGTCAAATATCATCCAAAAGAAGAAACTACTAAACTCTTAAATTCCAAATGGAAAAGACTATACGAGTCCTGATGGgttcgaaccatcatctcctggaaacaaacccaggtgctcttcctttttgagctaaagactcacctacctcCATAAACTATGTTAGTTAAGGtctaataaaaatttaatgaaTCACACAACATGGAATGATGTAAAGAACAAATAGAGgaaaaaacaattcaaaaataTACATTGATCGCGCAGGCCACAGTTTGGTTCAATCTTACAAAAATGTTAACTTATTAGATGCCTTGTAGACAAGCAAGGATAGTTTACCCTATGTTTGCAGTTTGCACTCCTTGTGTGTACTAGCATGAAAATGAATCCATGTTGAATCTTAACTCACAACTCGAACTGGGTATCCTTTCTTACAGCTTACACGAAGAGCCTCATTCATAAATGTGAACTCCTAAAATCAACTTGGTTATGTTGCTCACTCTTTGAACAAAATATGCAGATAAGGAGACAGACTCAAGCAATTAATATGAACAATGATGCCTGAGACAGTGAGCCAAATGGTCCATGAAGAATTCAGTGAAATTGCATGTTTCCCACAGATGAAAGAAGAGACAGGCTTCTCAATTTTAACTAGGAAATAATTCTGTTTTAACTAGGAAAAATATAGCAAAGGCTAAGAAAATCAATCCTCTTTTTGCTATGTCACAAGATTATGGATTAATCTCTGAGATAATGGAGGAGATGAAGATCTTAAACACATGAAGACtcaggctgtgtttggtatgcattcttggaatgcattccaggtagatttcgcattctcggacgATAAAAACTTACGAAATCGCCCcgaaatgcattccaagaatgcataccaaacacaccctCGGTGTCCCCCAGAAAAATACCAGTAGAGAAATACCATGAATGCAAAATCCTATTGTTACATTGTAGGTGCAGAAAAGCATTTCCTAATCCATTGTCATTCTTCACACATCATTTCCTAAGCCAAAGTCGATTCACTTTCTGGTTCTTATCTGCATTGTAAAGAAGGCAATAGGAATCATTCATGAATCCTCTCTGGTAATTACATAGCCACTACAAAGACATTGCAACCTCAAAGGATTCACATGGATTGGAGTGTAGTGCTACCCAGCATGGGGAGTCCAAAtttgagagaaaagaaataactaaAGGCAGGTCGTCCTTCCCCAGTTTTGGTGTTTTCTACCCGTCTTTCTCATTTGCTATTTAAGGCTCTTCAACAAACGTCTTCCTCATCAGAGTACTAAGAAACCATCACAcgtacagagagagagagagagagagtgagagatgcAAATTGGTTCCACCAACGATTTAGGGCAAATGGTTCCACCAACAAACATTAATCAACAAAAAGCATTTGGGGTTTGAAATACTTACATTGAGAAGAggatggaagaagatgagaggggCAAATGGTTCCACCAACGATCCTCGGCTTCCGATTTGTGCGAACAACAGAGGTTGCAgaggagatgaagcagaggagaggaagaagacaggaGCCTTCACGGTTCCATTGCAgtgaggagatgaagaagaggaatggaAGGAAATTTCTCACTGTTCACTGTTCCCTCGGTGCTGTTCAAGTGTTGTTCAAGGTTCCATGACGgtgaggagatgaagaagatgaaacagAAGTagggatttctttttgttttgaaacttaaaacCTTTCGTTTCTATTTTCTGGTCGGTTTGGGTTTATGGTTGGCTTGCGTTTGCTGTGCTCATAAACCGGAAATACTACCACTTTTTAGAGGATTTGTAACTTGGACGTTGGATATGGATATTGACAGGTGTCAAGCTCACAGCTACCAGCAGGACGATGGCAGGAACCtactcggcagtagaggatctgaatccactCTGCTGCCATACTGtggcatgtttttttttggtagagacTGGAGCCTGGATTTAAGAATCGGTTCACTCGGATTGGGATCGGTTGGTTGtaactcattttctttataatccATCTCAATTGAACCGAATCATGGGCTAATTCCAGAATTCTACATCGATTCGATTTCTGAACCGATTTAGCCTGATTACTATGTGGATATCCCATACCTGCATGAGATCGAGATGCCAAATAATCTGTTTTACAACTCATTGAAAGAGTAGAATTTAAAacgttttcttattttttgatcaaaattcaattcaatagaAATGATTTCAGTCCACTTCAAAtctaggaaaagaaaaagggataattctggagaagtaaagagacagagagagagagagacagagagagagagagagggcgggggagaggggagaggggagaggggggaggggggaggagggaaTATATAAATCTGTCCTTCGTTCTATTAGTTAGGACGTTATAGGCAAAAAGTTCAAAGGATGGAAGGATATCAGTCTGATTCTAAAATGGAGATGTCTTCCCAAAGTCTGAAAGGATATCACTCTGACTCCGGCCTTCATGGAGTGAGCAAGAAGATAAGGTCAATGGAAACCAAGAGTAGCGAGGGAGATCCCTTCAAACCCAGGTTTGACAAAGGAGTGAAGTTTCATGAAGGAgagaccaagaagaagaaaaggcctGCTGAAACTAAGCTCGACAAGGAGAAGCTGCGTCGCAAGATCGAGAAGTTTAAGTTGATGTTACGaaagctgaaagaaaaaaaaaacaggagaaAGGAGGTGTTGTGCTTAAGAAGATCAAAAACGAGGTTAATGTGGAACTGAAGAAAGGTGTTGTTGCGGTGAAGAAGATCAAAAAAGAGGATACGGTGGAACTGCCACACACGCCTAACAAACCTCTAATCCGGATTGAACGGGGGAGCTCATCCTTGAAGCCAATTTATGTGCACGATCCGAAGGAACATCCCAAATCTCCTATATTCATTAATCTTTCTGaccttgaagatgaagataacCTAGTTGGAGGACATGTTGATCCATCGGTTTTCCACCCTTGCTTCTACATGGATGACTGTGGAGGAAGTGAAGCTGCAATTGAAGTTGGAAATGGAGTTGAGATTGAAGATGTAAATGAAGGTGGGAATGGAGTTGAAATTGAAGATGCAAATGAAGGTGGAAATGAAGATGGCTTTGGAGGAAGTGGATCGGATTAAGCTACTTTTggttattttggtctttttgttTTGTAAACCTTATAACTGATGGGTGGTGTTTGGAATCAGATTATCGTTTCGCTttgtagtttttgtttttttttttagttgtccAATCTAAGCAGTAACATATTGAACAATGGgtattttcttttggctttggGTGAAAATCTTTGTACTTCGCTCGTTTAAGGAGCAACATATTTGAAGTTAAGGTTTTGCAGTTTTATATGGTTTGACTTGTGATGGTTATCTCTTTTTGCACATCGGCTTATCATCAGCAAATTATTAATCAGTCAAGGGCTCTTCTTGATCCATCCATTACAGGTTTAAAGGGGAAGTCTGCTTCCACATCTTCGAACCCTTTAGGATTAGTTTATTTCAATGTGATATTCCCAACTGAATAGGGATAGAATGAGAAACCGAATAGGGATAGAATTGAGAAAccaattgaatttgaattgtgGTATTTCCTAGGAAATTTCTGAAGACAATAAAATATGCATGGAACTCACTGTTACCACTTAATAGCATTGCACAATAGCCTAAAAGAACCGGCCAAGCTTCAATCATGAAGCCAAAAAgttcttgaatttttttaaccGATTTCAGAACTCTGTTCAAAACTCAGTTGTGAACCCAATCCATCCAGCCTTTTGCTGTTTGTGGAGTGATTTGTAATCTCTTTTCTAGTCCGTAAATGTGTCATCCTTACCGTTTGGGTTGGTGCTTAAAGGATATGGGACTTCCATGGAACCACAATTTGGGCAAGTCCAAGAGAAATTAGAAGATACGAAGTGTTCCAATTTATAATTAGATGATATTCCATCTATCAATCATAATGAATCCAATCCGAGTTAGCATATTATATGATACATAAAACAGAGGATGGTTGTGTCAAAGAGCAATCAATTACAAAATATGTTTCTCCATGAAGCTGCAGAAATCCAACTGGGTATTCAATACGGGTAATCAATTTACAGGGTGGGGCTTGTCATTagggcataatcgaggggagggggtagtcatttactcccaaaaaaaaaaaaaaaaaacccatgtcATGAGAACCAAACAAAAATTACAGCAATTCCAATTgccaacttaaaaaaaattagtttaacaCATCATGAgttttaacttaaaaaaaacacTTAGATAGCATAATGTGTTTGTCCAGGAACCCTTGCTCCCGAACTTCATGCCATGAAccaggggagggggtggggctTGTCATTAGGGCATaatcaaggggaggggggagtaatttactaaaaaaaatacagcaattcCAATTGCCAATAACATCTCATGAGttaaacttgaaaaaaaaaaaaattacagcaaCTACAGAGCATAATGTGTTGTGTTTCTTCATGAACCCTTGGTTCCGACCTTCATGACATGAATCCTCATAACAGCAGCCATTGGCAAAGTCATACCCCAAACCCATAGATCTTGTATCCGAAATACTCTCCAGCATATGTATCTCCATTCCTGAGTAACAAAATACTTAAACAACAGATTCCAATTGCCAATAACATCTCATGAGttaaacttgaaaaaaaaaaattacagcaaCTACAGAGCATAATGTGTTGTGTTTCTTCATGAACCCTTGGTTCCGACCTTCATGACATGAATCCTCATAACAGCAGCCATTGGCAAAGTCATACCCCAAACCCATAGATCTTGTATCCGAAATACTCTCCAGCATATGTATCTCCATTCCTGAGTAACAAAATACTTAAACAACAGATTGCTTTTAATTAAACTTACAAacagaaaaatataataaaataacccaaatgcaGGACAGAACCCACCTAATAACAGGGAAAATACAGCAACTACAGAGCATAATGTCATGAGGGCacaatcgaggggaggggggagtaatttactcaaaaaaaaaaaaagatatatatattaccatggcaattaccaaaaaaaaataaaatttacagcaATTCCAATTGCCATTAATAAAGTTTAACATCTCATGAGtttaacttgaaaaaaaaaacatcccaaATGGAGGACAGAACCCACCTAATAACAGAAAAAATACAGCAACTACAGAGCATAATGTCATGagggcataatcgaggggaggggagagtaatttactaaaaaaaaaaagatacatatATTACCATggcaattaccaaaaaaaaaaataatttacagCAATTCCTATTGCCATTAATAAAGTTTAACATCTCATGAgtttaactttaaaaaaaaaacatcccaaATGGAGGACAGAACCCACCTAATAACAGAAAAAATACAGCAACTACAGAGCATAATGTCATGAGGGCATAAtcaaggggaggggagagtaatttactaaaaaaaaaagatacatatATTACCCTggcaattaccaaaaaaaaaaaaaatttacagcaATTCCAATTGCCATTAATAAAGTTTAACATCTCAtgagtttaacttaaaaaaaaaatatatcccaAATGGAGGACAGAACCCCCCTAATAACAGAAAAAATACAGCAACTACAGAGCATAATGTCATGagggcataatcgaggggaggggggagtaatttactaaaaaaaaaagatacatatATTACCATGGcaattaccaaaaacaaaaattgcagCAATTCCAATTGCCATTAATAAAAGTTTAACATCTCATgagtttaaccaaaaaaaataaataaatacagcAACTAGAGAGCATAATGGGTTTCTTCATGAACCCTTGGTTCACCTTCATACCATGAATCATCATAACAGCAGCCATTGGCAAAGTGATACCCCAAACCCATACATCTTGTATCCGAGTCTACCATATGTACCACcattaatgaaacaaaaaaatttatgctGTACCTTTCTTatgtaagaaataaaaaagacagAAGTAGATTGACAGTGCAACCGGGGTGGGGGTTGGGAGGAGGAAGTAGTAGGAAGAAAGTGACAACACACATGAGATCAAACATACCAGACCAGACCAGAAATCTCTCTCTAATATCTATTCTTCATTGCACTGGCCATTGAAATCATTTGCCGATGCTGATACTACCTGAACAAACATAAGGCACAGTCCACATCAATAGTATTGCACTAAAAAGTACTAACACAAAACCAAATTTCTTAGAAACAAACCTTCTTACAAGTGGACTTGTTATGCCCTAACTCCTTACAGTTGCCACATCTATTCTTCCTTCCACTTGTCATCTCCATTGGATGTTTACTACGACTTTCATTAGGCCGACCCTTTGTAACCACATCCATAGGAATATGGAGATTACGATAAAGGTCATGTGTAGCATTGGCAGAGGGTTGTGGGTCAACACCAAAAGTTTGTGAATTGGATTCACCCATTGCTTGTAAGATTTTCTGATTCACAATCCCCCATGCAACCGTAGCAGAATCACATGCCTCTTGTGAACCACTGATTGTGGCTATCAAACGCCTAACGGCATCTTGGAAAGCCCACATACTTGTTACTGATCCAAAACCTCCATCACTTACTTCTTTGTGACTCGACAAATAATGCCTTGCATCCATGGTCCACCGTTTTAGGAGATATTGGGAAGGTATCTCCTTGAGGTCCGTCTTATGGAAGACTCGCAAGATGTGTTTGCATAACAAACCCATAAACTCAAACAATTTACAGCTACAAGTGACAACACCGGCATCAAGGTCATACCAAACTTCACACTTATACTCTTCGGGAACATCAAAGGGACCCACCAAATATTTTTGCTTTTGACCATGTACTTCCATTAACGAGGCTGTCAATCCTAGTGCTGCAGACCAATGTTTCTTAAAGATTTCAAAAATCTTCCTTGTGTACACTTTAGATGCATGCACCCCAAAGGACTGCCAACTAACAATGGAGGGTTTGTGTTTATACAAGCAAAATTACTACTAGCTTCCCTCTCCCGACGTCTCTCTACAGCCCTTTCGTATTGTCGTGCAAACTTGTACAATGGGATTGATTGCTTAAAGTAACCGCGAAAGTAATAGCTCATCCCCTCGCTTCTTTGTGTAGATGACATGCCGGCAAAGAAAGTACCTCTTAGATATAGTGGTACCCAATGCACCCGTTGCTCGTACATTTTCTTCAGCCACGCATGTTCAACGAGATTATAATTTACTAATAACTCTTGCCAACGTGTCTCAAATTCAATCTCCGTCTTACTACCGTATATACACCTCCCAAAATTCTGTTTGAATGACTGACTCGTCCCATACAAATGGCTCAAGTGTTCCATGCAATGTTTTTGCACATGCCAAGAGCAATACCTATGCTTTGCCCTAGGAAACACATGTGGAATGGCCCTCAACAATGATGGACATTGGTCTGTAATAATTGCAACTGGTGGTCGATCCTCCATTGCTTTCAACCACGTAGAGAATAACCAAATAAACGACTCAATTGTCTCATCAGCTACCAACCCACATCCAAACAAAATACTTTGACCATGATGATTTACTCCGGTAAAGGGACCAAACGGGAAGTGATATCGATTCTTCTTGTATGTTGTATCAAATACCACTACATCCCCAAATACATGATATGCAGCCCTCGCCGCCCCATCAACCCAAAAGATACCCCATATAGTACCATCATCTGTTGTAGCCATTTTGCAAAAGAATTGAGGATCACACAGTTTGGAATGGTGCAAATATTCTATTAACTTTTTTAAGTCCATCCCAAGAAACTTCTGATTGTCTCTTCATAAAATTCTTAAATGCCAACTCTGGCAAACCCACCTTGGAGGCCCCACCAGACATAGATTTCACAACCTCATAAATAGTTGCCGGTCCAATACCACAATCATCTAGAGTGTTTGCAATCTGTACAACCAAGTCTGAGAGCCATTGATGTGAGCGAAGCCGATAAATTTCAGAGGGTTCCACGAGGCTATGGTTGTGGGCTGAAATAAATTGGTCAACAACC
The nucleotide sequence above comes from Telopea speciosissima isolate NSW1024214 ecotype Mountain lineage chromosome 3, Tspe_v1, whole genome shotgun sequence. Encoded proteins:
- the LOC122654866 gene encoding protein FAR1-RELATED SEQUENCE 5-like translates to MATTDDGTIWGIFWVDGAARAAYHVFGDVVVFDTTYKKNRYHFPFGPFTGVNHHGQSILFGCGLVADETIESFIWLFSTWLKAMEDRPPVAIITDQCPSLLRAIPHVFPRAKHRYCSWHVQKHCMEHLSHLYGTSQSFKQNFGRCIYGSKTEIEFETRWQELLVNYNLVEHAWLKKMYEQRVHWVPLYLRGTFFAGMSSTQRSEGMSYYFRGYFKQSIPLYKFARQYERAVERRREREASSNFASLGLTASLMEVHGQKQKYLVGPFDVPEEYKCEVWYDLDAGVVTCSCKLFEFMGLLCKHILRVFHKTDLKEIPSQYLLKRWTMDARHYLSSHKEVSDGGFGSVTSMWAFQDAVRRLIATISGSQEACDSATVAWGIVNQKILQAMGESNSQTFGVDPQPSANATHDLYRNLHIPMDVVTKGRPNESRSKHPMEMTSGRKNRCGNCKELGHNKSTCKKVVSASANDFNGQCNEE